A genomic segment from Nicotiana tabacum cultivar K326 chromosome 9, ASM71507v2, whole genome shotgun sequence encodes:
- the LOC107826109 gene encoding protein MANNAN SYNTHESIS-RELATED 1-like — MARDVRQVVAGLLTGSMLMMLCNMVKRDHFDPLVVENLSVQYDVIKVSKQSLIKLSDTSRGSLLMENHSLKPCWRKPLTINEEQSKGYIFFTLTESLEDHVSQIADAVVVARYLGATLVLPEIRGTKTGHKRQFGDIYDIKRFMTSLDGIVQIVRDPPTESSKVNITNIKVPSMVTKDFIASKIQPIFKAKRNLFLSTEFQSSNLAKAKEIDHNIKMDPFACLAIFGSLELQQELNQLVSTMVGTLRSLSYKTNGQFVAVDLKVEALESMCKGNVIKTKQCYNAKEIGEFLKKIGFQRHTTIYLTQNGWHSSIDALREIFPNTFTKDAIIPAYEKAKYQITKSPEFEKVIDFQICTQADVFVPTISNLFYTNVVAKRIALGKTEVLVPTKKVSTSSAAMEYVSPYISKKSHWAYSCFC, encoded by the exons ATGGCAAGAGATGTAAGGCAAGTGGTTGCTGGTTTACTAACAGGTTCTATGCTTATGATGCTTTGCAATATGGTTAAAAGAGACCATTTTGATCCACTTGTTGTG GAAAATCTATCTGTCCAATATGATGTGATTAAAGTTTCGAAGCAAAGCCTTATTAAACTGTCAGATACAAGTAGAGGATCACTTCTGATGGAAAATCATTCCCTCAAACCTTGCTGGAGGAAGCCATTGACAA TAAATGAAGAGCAATCTAAAGGCTACATCTTCTTCACTCTTACAGAAAGCTTAGAAGATCATGTGTCACAA ATTGCTGATGCAGTGGTTGTGGCCAGATACCTCGGAGCAACTCTAGTCCTTCCTGAAATAAGAGGAACCAAAACAGGACACAAGAG GCAATTTGGAGATATTTATGACATAAAGAGATTCATGACAAGTTTAGATGGCATAGTTCAAATTGTAAGAGATCCACCAACGGAATCATCAAAAGTGAACATCACTAACATAAAGGTGCCAAGTATGGTGACCAAAGACTTCATTGCATCCAAAATTCAGCCAATTTTCAAAGCCAAAAGAAACTTATTTCTTTCAACTGAATTCCAATCTTCAAATTTGGCAAAGGCCAAAGAGATAGATCACAATATAAAGATGGACCCTTTTGCATGTTTAGCAATATTTGGAAGTCTTGAGTTGCAACAAGAGTTAAATCAATTGGTTAGTACAATGGTTGGGACACTAAGAAGTTTGAGCTATAAAACAAATGGACAATTTGTTGCTGTGGATTTGAAGGTTGAGGCTTTGGAAAGTATGTGCAAAGGGAATGTGATTAAAACTAAGCAATGTTATAATGCCAAAGAGATTGgtgagtttttgaagaagattggTTTTCAAAGGCACACTACTATTTACTTGACTCAAAATGGATGGCATAGCAGTATTGATGCTTTGAGAGAGATCTTCCCCAATACTTTCACCAAG GATGCTATAATTCCAGCATATGAGAAGGCTAAATACCAGATAACCAAAAGTCCTGAATTCGAGAAAGTTATCGACTTCCAAATATGTACACAAGCTGATGTTTTTGTACCAACAATTTCCAATCTTTTCTACACTAATGTTGTGGCAAAAAGAATTGCCTTAGGAAAGACAGAGGTACTTGTTCCAACAAAAAAAGTTTCTACTTCATCTGCTGCAATGGAGTATGTATCTCCCTACATTTCCAAGAAATCGCACTGGGCTTATTCTTGCTTCTGTTGA